One Natronorubrum halophilum genomic window, GCTCTCTAAGAGTTCGCGCGCTCGGTCCATGCCGGCGGGGATGTCGCGGTTGTGATCCTGAAGGGTTTCCCGGAAGTGCGTTCGAATCTTCGTGACGGGATTGAACGAACTCATCGCCCCCTGGAACACCATCGCGACTTCTTCCCAGCGGAATCGATTCAGCTCCGACTCGGAGAGATCCAAGACGTCGACGGGGTCTCCGTCTTCCGGGTGGAACGTGACCTCGCCGGTCGAGACGCCGGGTTCAACGACGGCGTTGAGAAACGACGAGGCGAGCATGGACTTGCCGCTCCCGCTTTCGCCGATGATCCCGAGCGTCTCGTTGCGAACGACGTCGAGATCGGCATCGCGCACGACACGCGACTGTCCGCGGTTCATCTGGAACGTGACGTTGAGGTCTCTGACCTCGAAGATCGTGTCTGAATTACTCATTCGTTGTCCTCTCGTAGCGAACTGCAATCGGTGTCATAGTCCTGTCGTCGTTACTATTCATCGGTCGGCTCACGAGTCGGGCCCTCCGTCGTCGTCGATCGTCGACGCGTGACGCGCCCTGAGTCGAACGTTGAACACGCTGTCCATCCCCTGGGAGAACAACACGAGTCCGAACGACATCAGGAAGATCGTCAGTAACGGAAACGCGAGGAAGTGATACATGTCCGGCCGGCTCAACGCGTTCCCCTCGTAGGCGATGTTCATCATGACGCCCCAGTTGAACGTCGTGAACGGGAGGATACCCAGGAAGTACAGTCCAACGGACTCGAAGATGATGCGTCGAGACGCCAGCGCCGAGTTCACCGTTACGTAGGGCATGAGCTGGGCGAGCACGTCCCGCCGAAGGATCGTCCCCGTGGAGATACCCATGATCTGTGACGCCTCCACGTACGACTCCTCCCGGATGCTGAGTACCTGCGACCGCACGGTTCTCGCCAACCCCGGCCAGTTGTCGAGTCCGAGCAAGACGCCGATAACGTACGGGTCACCGGGCTGGAAGATGGCGATGAGGACGATGACCAGCGGGAGTCCGGGGATGGTGATGATGACGTCCGTTATCGCCATCAACGTCGTGTCGATCTTCGAGCCGCGGAGGAACCCCGAAACGACGCCGACCAGC contains:
- a CDS encoding ABC transporter permease, which encodes MSNEQPDDPEGLETLFDADIDREPTPRSQRLKRQFDLYVAAPFRVAMTDWRAVVGTAIISAFFLMGTLGVWLVDRPTSGDAPVLEPPFQNVDYILGTDTFGQPIGAQLIHATPDMFRMVFAGAVVSVGLAALVGVVSGFLRGSKIDTTLMAITDVIITIPGLPLVIVLIAIFQPGDPYVIGVLLGLDNWPGLARTVRSQVLSIREESYVEASQIMGISTGTILRRDVLAQLMPYVTVNSALASRRIIFESVGLYFLGILPFTTFNWGVMMNIAYEGNALSRPDMYHFLAFPLLTIFLMSFGLVLFSQGMDSVFNVRLRARHASTIDDDGGPDS